The sequence GTGGCTCCAACACACTGCCAGCATCTCTCGGTTTTATAAGGACGAGCCCAAACCAAAGCTCCTCCTTTGTTTCCGCCCCCAAACTCTCACCTTCATCTTCAGCACGGATCTGGGCTTCCAGGTCTTCAGGGTTGACGTGCTTGTACGAGTCCTCGTCTTCAGGCGGGCGGCACTTcccacaacagaagcagcaacagcagcagcagcaacagcaggtaAGGAGGCTGCAGCACACGGTCAGTGGCTAGGGCAGGGAAGAGACACAGCTGAGCAGCTGGGCACAGAGCTCAGGCTCCCCACCACTCCGGGAGTGACTCAAGATGCTCACTCCCACAGGCTGCTAGACTGACATGGCCTGCAGCCTCTGCTCTGGACCCTACTCCGCGGCAGAGGCACAGTTGCCCTGCCCCAATAACCCACCTTGAACCACCACTTGGACATGAGGAAGTAGTACTTGACGCTATCCTCCCCAAACTGCTCGGCCACGTAGAGCCCCATTGAGCCATATTCGTCGTATATTCGTCGTTTGTTCTCATCGCTGAGGGTCGTGTTGGCATTGTTAATCTCCTTGAACTTCTCTGCGGCTTCCGGATTATCCGGGTTCTTGTCTGGGTGGTATTTCAAAGCCAGTTTcctggaagaagggtggggttGTGGGCAAGCACTGAAGGGGATGGAAGACTCCGGGGCACAGCAACCAGTTTCTCTGCCCCCGTCACAGAATGATCTGAAGGGCAGCAACAGTTTCCACAGCAGGCCCTGCTAACAATGAGTAGCATCATCTCCTGCTGGAGTGGGACCTACCTCTGCCTATCTGGCCCCAGGCTGGGTAAAGTGGACCTCAGTTACAGAGAGACGGCACAGGAATTTTGTGACCTGGACGACGACATGCATGGATCATCACGAACACAGCATGAAattacaaccaccctgtgaaatcagacaggagtccagtggcaccttaaggactaacaacatttattccagcatcaacttcgatgagtcagagctcatttcagaAAATGGATGTGATTtaaaagtgagctctgactcaccaaAGTGTAAACTGGAACAAACGTTGTTAGTCATTAAGGCGTCAGTGGACTCctgctttattttgctgctacagaccgACAACTGGAATTATCAGCCCCATGAAAACAATCACTCATGTACGGGAGAGGTCAATGCGCACACATGGCTGCACCTTAAGAGCATTGGTCAGAACTGCCATTTAAAGTTCTGAGATTGCTGAAAAATTATTGCTTGGCCCGCACTATTTCAGTCACTAGCAGAGTACGCCTTTATCCCAGAGGGGAAGCTGGCTCCCCAAAACTCCCCCGAGAGTATGCTGCTACCAAACAGCTGCATGC is a genomic window of Eublepharis macularius isolate TG4126 chromosome 1, MPM_Emac_v1.0, whole genome shotgun sequence containing:
- the DNAJC5G gene encoding dnaJ homolog subfamily C member 5G gives rise to the protein MADTSRLQRKMSRAGESLYHVLGLEKGASSEDIKKAYRKLALKYHPDKNPDNPEAAEKFKEINNANTTLSDENKRRIYDEYGSMGLYVAEQFGEDSVKYYFLMSKWWFKPLTVCCSLLTCCCCCCCCCFCCGKCRPPEDEDSYKHVNPEDLEAQIRAEDEGGAIRMQPTSGATLHNTNETQARKP